The Aptenodytes patagonicus chromosome 10, bAptPat1.pri.cur, whole genome shotgun sequence genomic sequence TATACTTGTTTTTCTATGCTGATACATTATACGAACAATTGTGTTATTTGATTTTCTGGGGATTCTGTACCTTcgtctcttgattttttttttttttcctctcctgaaaaaTTACAATTTACAGTTCAGGCCTTGTTCATGGCAAATTGTTAAAAGACTATTTGTCCTTGACATAGCTAGGAGCAACAATTCAAAGCTCTCCTCATCACCTTTTTAAAGTAAAGGCTGACAAGAACAGTTTAGCCACGTTTTCACTTGATAAGCAATAAAGATCATTAGCATAGCTTGTACACTGATGTGGTGACCGTGCCTTACCTTCAGGTTCTCTCTCATGTTGAGGTTTTCATAGATATCTGTTCTATTCCAGCTCccacaaggaggatgaggagaaggcagcaTAATAAAATACGACCTACTCAGTGGAATTTACTGCCTTACTACAAATCTGCTCTCACAGGAAGCGTAAATGCTTCAGTTGTACAGTTAAAACTGCTAAACCAAAGCGTTTCACATTCCAAGCTAAACATTACTAGCAATTTGTTATGTGATATGCAAGACCACCAACTAAGAATGCTCATttttaacaaatttttaaaaaatgcaccaGGACAACTAATTTCTTTTAAACACTGTACATTCGTTACTTTTCTTGATATCAGTATTTTGTGCAAGACTAAGCAGCTAGATTTAATATTCTGCATTGCTGACTAGAGGAAAAGAAACTCGAAGTCGttataaacacagattttttttttttttctccattccttaTCAGCCTCTCCTCAAATCAGAAACTTCTCCATTTCTAAACTCATCGACAGcatagctgagaaaaaaatatctatgAACTACTCATATCTAATTTATATTACTGTATCTTATATTTGAGAAGTGACTGATTGAAAACACTTGACATTCAGTAAGTTAGCCATACAGTAAGTACTTCTTTCCAACCCATTTTTCAAATAATCTTTATTTAAAGGCCAATATTATCCTATTCAAGTGAAGGTAAACTATTCTTTTTGTAGTAAGTTTTGTTTAGGCACTTAATGCAAATAAGTGAATAATGGTCGGGGTAAAATGTTCCTATTAATCAGCACAGCTTATCACAACTTTATTTACTGCTTTGATCAAGTACAAGTATCTTATTTTAGAAACACGTCACAGAGATTACTCCCTTTGCAGATGCAGGATTTCCTATCTGAGTAGCAAGAGGACTTAAATCAACAACGAAGCAAGGTGCTCTACTAGCAAGAGGAGGACAGCACTCAAGTTTGTTTGATGATATCCCTGCTTTTGTGCAAACAATCACTACCTTCTTTGacaacatacaaaataaaaaattcaactTAATATCACACCTTGCAATTTCTTCAGGAGGCCATAGttacacttctgttttctttctcacctCCTGAGGTGGCAGCACTGCTGAGTCACTGCGCTGAGCTATGAGATTCCTCCCTCAGCCACACAGAGCGATACAACACTTAAAAGCAATGCTGGACAATCACGGCGCACAGACCAAGGTCCAAAGAACTTTCCATCCATACTTATTTGGCAATACAAAAGATTGTTGAGACAGTGAATTAAGTTTTTTCAAGACCCAGGAAGTCCTAAGCAATTTAATACTGAGGTCTGCTCATGCTCAAAACTTCAACTTCAGAGGCCTCACTTAAGATCTATACAGTCTCAGGACTATCTGAACAAGAATGCAAGTTGTAGGTACTGTGTTAGTAATCACAGTTTTCAAACAGTAGTTCCATACTTCCACACTCATACTGTGGGGTAAGTTTAAAAAGAGCAATAAGTCTATGGCTCTACTATGGTTGATTTAAAAATTCCTTTGTTGTAAGACATGATATTTCacttaaaataattcaaattatagCACGATCTGAGAAGTCAAGTCTGTCTTTCTGCTTACACCAAATACATGATAGGAGTAGTCTTCTTACTTTCAGGTATCAGATTAATGAAAAAGAACGAGACATTCACCCCATTTTAAGTTGTCTATAATACAGGGATATTGTCACTCTTAGAGAATTGTCCCTGAAGTTTCAGGACAAAGCTTTCTGTCGCAAAGAGCCATCTAACTAAATCAGGACATTTGCAACATTGTATTTTTCACAGCTCcccaaaaatacaaaatgaaaggcagaattTCACAGCTACGTTCCAATATTTCTCAATGAGAGCAAAAAGAATCCCTAAGTAGAATACGATAACAGTTTCCTATTAAAAGCTGCAGTAGATGCTCTTTCATAAAATGGATCATTTACTTCCACGTATGTCTTTATACCTACCTCTATTAGAAAGTACATGGCGGTACCAAAAATCTGCAGTACCCAATTTGCCTACCTGAAATCACATATTCTGTCAGTATCAAAAGTTGGTGACATGCTAACAGTCCAACTCCGTATTTGTAGCAGACTactactatatatatatatatattttttttttttttttttttaaagtggtggGAGGGCGCCTGCCCCACACACTGGGAGTACTAATTTACTGTGCAGGACAGTGACAACCCATACAGTAATCCTGTGCTTCCTAGGAGCACGCAAAAAGAGAACCCCTGTGGACCCCAGGGTTTGCTGCTGGAAGAAGCACATCCAAGAGCTGACAAAACAAACACCACTGGAATAACCAGTGTTTCTCAATGCCAACGACTTTTTCTCCCAAGCATGCGAACAGAGACAGCATGTTGGAGGCCAGGCCGCTGAAGCCTGCCAGCCTAGGGCTCCGTGCCTGTCTCACGGCGAGCAGGTTATCTACGAAGGAGACACTGAGGAACCTCTGTATCAGAAGGGGAGGGCTGTTTATGCCAGAACAACTCCTGCAGCATGCAGCCTGCTTTCTCCTACACTCCTGAGAGCCTCTATAAAAAGGGGTGTTGGCTGGATGAGCTGTCTGCAAACTTCTGCACACAAGCCATGCTGTAACTGATGGGAGATTAGATAGACTTGCATTCTTTCAGTTTGTGTACTTTGTAAGCAGATTAGCCCTCTCTCTACAGTTTCACTATTTCCTCACACTGCTTGTGACTCTGGAAACGTTAATAAAGATGTTGATAAAATTTCCTACAGAGGGTTAAATTTCAGTGCAATTCAATATACTGttctgcttgtttaaaaaaaaaaaaaaaagaagagaagaaatgcttCAGGACTGTACGTTAAGATATAATTAGAAATGGAGAACTGTGTACATAATTATCTTTGTGAGGGTATTTttttagagaagggaaaaaatacagcaaatattgcttttaaaatttaaaattagaaatataattTCCATTAACTATGGACAGCAGACAAAGATAGCTGTAATCAGCGAAACTATCACCTCAAATATACTAAATTTCACATAAACCTTATAATTCTATGATAGGATGCAAAGTTTGTATGTAAAAATTAGGAAAGAGAGAACTCAGCATTTCTAAGACAGTATTCTGACGTGAGCCACCAACAGCAAAAGTGTAATTCAGTGCACAAGTGGAAAGGTTAGGCAACCACAGGCCACAACTGCTGCCATAACAACCATAAAAAACAGAGAATCTTTTCTACAACAGGAAAGCGAGGCAGTTCCCACTGCAGAACATTCATTCACTGTACAAACGGGATCGCCTTCACTCCGTAGCAAGTGCCAAACATATTCTAAAATGCATGTTGACTAACcacttttaaaacattattaattATGGGATAATTGGTATCAGAGAGCTCTCCATATGCTAAAAGggttgttaaaataatttttttatatgcatCGTTTTCATTTCTCTACAGAACATATATATCCTAATAGACATAAACTTTCCtaacatttaaaatgtcattgtaCAAACATGAATACAGCATTTTCTACAGGACATTTGTTAGTGAAACTTTCCTTAGAACACTGCATTCCTAGTGTGCTTGGTTTATGTGACTTTGGATAAATGGCCTTTACAAGTAAGATAGCTTTCTGCTAACATTTCCATGCTTTTTATCCCTGCtttattgtgtttttattttccatgctctGAATTACAGCTGTCATCTCTTCTACACGAGATTTGTAGTTTCCTGCTTCATTCTCACTGAATGTATGTTATTTCTCATTCATAGATTCTATTACATTATCTCCTGTTTCAATCTGCTACATGATACAGGACACGGAGTATCAAGACCATCCCTTTGACAGGGATGTTTCAAGTCGTATCACAtatcaggaaattaaatttcatgGATCAGTTAGAGATGGACAATTGAAAACctggaaaatgtgtttgtttaagtAAGATCATCCAGTGTTCAGACTCCTGAGGAATATCATAGCTATGGAAAGAAGTTTTCAACAAACTTATGCTaagtattttccttcttcctgttaagaatttcatttctgcaaagccagaaaattatttccagtaCCTTAGATATGAGACACATGTACATTGTTTTCAAAGCATGTAATTTCTCTTATTTCTGAATGACAGAACTTGGTTTAGCCCTGTCTTGCTTGTTTTTCCTCATTCTCTTGTATCTTATCTGTCTACATGTCATCAGTGTAGAAATACGAACATTATTGcttgttttcaaggaaaaataagTAACGTTTGACCTTTTCTTATACTGCAAGCTCAAAGGCCAAGGAATCAGAATCCTCTGAGCCACATATCTGACCCTCTGTTCGTCTTCTATTTTGGTATGTaataacaaatttatttaaaattatttcacaaaatgATAAGATATATTTACAGCTCATATTtaatcaagaaatatttttaccacTCCTGCAATAATTCATGTTCTATATGActcacaaaaaacccccaaagaaaaaccaaccaacaaacaaaaaaccccaaaaccaaagaTACTTTAAGTCATGAAGATTACTAACTTCAGAGAACTAAATTCATGCTTACAGACACGTTTGTCTTTGAAAGGCAAATAAATGCAGTTCTTGAAAACAGAGATTACTGGATGCTATTCACCTAAAACCAAAGTTGAAATATCCTCTTTCATCACCCAACAGAAATTTTAGACAAAGTGCTTATTTAAGATAAAAGTGAAAACCAAAGttagaaagttaaaataaataaggaCATATGGAATATACATTTGataagtatttttctcttctgttattcTATGAATATTCAGACATACCTGTTTCTTAAGCAAAAATCAACACATGAACTTACCAATATAAAACAAGCATTCAGAATGCAACATACTCTCTGTCCACAACTGACATACTTCACTTTCTGTAAGAGCTTCAACACCGTAATAGGCTTGGTATTCTAGTTTTGGCAACAGGAATATTGGAGTAAGCTATAAAAGTGGAGGTACAAGAAAAATCAGCACTTGCTGTCCAAAAAATGTCCACAACTGAACTATATTTTGTAGCTGATAATCATCATAGTCTTCCACTACAGCTGAAGCAACAAAGACATTTCACAGATTTTCTGTGATGGCTCACATTCTATGAAACCCACAGTACAAACTTCGGACTACAGAGACTCTACATAGAGGAAGGtgaaatggacaaaaaaaaaagcctaggcaagtttttacaaataataaAGCTTTGCCACTAAGTAATTTTTCCATGCAACTAAATTAATTTGAAGTTCACACTTCTGTGCTCTACTGCCCTCTGcaggaatttaagaaaaaatacattattatattTCTGATTTGCTTATTATCAGTGGAATCCTGCCATTTATTCCCCTTGTCAGAATCTCGCTTGAAATTAGAACCTAACGTTTGGACTCTCATTTGAAATCAGAGGCTAACCTTTGCATGTTAACACTAACAGAGAAAATATAAGCCTCTTCTCACTGACAAATCACAGTGGAATTTCAGCaggaattttcaaaaataaacaacagtGCTCAGTTTCTGATGAACAAACTAAGCAGCTATTCACAGGCATTTATAAACAGTGGATCAATAGCAAAGAGATGGTATTTCTCCAAAATAAGAATCTGAGCAGAGAACCTTAGCAAGTAATTAGAATTACAAAGATCTATTTCCATTTCAACAAAGCACAAACACCTCACAAAATGCCTGCCTACCATAACTCTAGTATTCTGGGGAGGGAGATACCACATCAAATTTATTGAATGATTCAGAGGactcttgaaaaaataaatggctgAGGATTCCAGAATAAGCCTTTCTTCTCCTGATGTTTCATGGAATATTCAGATAACATCTGCATTTAAAGGATTTTATTCCTCAAGACAATTTGCTAAGATGTATATCATAGTCTTTTCAAGCAGAATGAATAGGAtctctttttatctttaaatgtGTCCTCTGTTGTTCATTCTATCTCCTATTTCTCTGCTTAACTAGGCATAATAGCAAGGCTGAATCCTGCTTGAAGGTATTTATGATCATGAACATTCTCAAAGCCTTGGCCCAAAACCCTAATTACTGCATTAACTTTTAAGAATAGTTCAACCTGACATTAGTTTATATAATTACCTATGCATATTACTGTAATGCATTTGTAGTAAGAAATGCAGAATCACACTTGCTTATCTTCTAATCAAGTAGGTTTAAAGAGACCACAAGTcattcttccctctcttcctacaacaaatatttacttaaaagACACACACTGTAGAGTTACAATTAAATGTACTAGTTGTCTGAGTGAAAACACAGATGCTATGAAGGACTGGGAATCCCAGAGATGCCAGTTGAGCACAACCGTTTAAAAAAAACGAACAAAAAAGCTAAAAGCAGAATCTGTACCTTTTgcgcttttttctttttatggtatCGTGGCACTGACTTCACTTTTTGCACACTGCAACGCACAAGTAACAACAGATCGTTCAAACTGAATAGCTTGTACACAAGGTTGCCATCCTGAGGTGCTTTATACTCTGAAGGGTCTTCTTCAAGCATCTGAAGTTCATTTGGCAGCTTTCCTatagaaaatacataaaacaggAAATGACAAGCTTGCACATTCTTTAACATGAAGCTAATtagttttttcctcttgcagtagactttttttttttttaatattttttaattttttttaataggatctGTTTTGTTTCCTAAGATTTTGGAGTGAAAACCATCTCATTAGGCACAAGAAGTCacttatgtattaaaaaaaaatgaaatttggaaaaTGTCTGCTATAAATTTTAAagagtgtatttttaaatattccacATATTTTATCCTAATCATTATATTTCTTATACAAACAGAGCTGTGAGACTCCATTCTTGTACAAATGGAGTTCAAAGGCTGGTTTTTAAGCCACAGTCACTCAAGCACAAAGGAGACAAAAATTTTATTTACAATGAATGCCTCCTGAGAGCTGCCATCCATTTGTCAGTTACTGAAATAACTCAAGCCTCAGGTTTGGACGGTAGCATAAGCTTCTGTTCCAAACTGAGTTTGCTTCAATTCAACTTCAACTTCAATTTCAATACTAGCATATCAAAAGAAACACTTCTTAGATCTCCAAGTGCAGCTTTGAGGTAGGTTAACAAACATCCCTGCATCCCTTAGAGGTATTTtaacagaacatttaaaataaacaagaataaaCTCCAACTTGTTTAAGATTATTTATTGAAaattttttcagctctgttttgttgTCCTGCAGATATATGGAAATATGTGTCAAAACTACAACTACAAATAGGTATTTGCTGTAGTGCTACGAATAAATACATTTAACATTAAATTTAGAGTTTAGTGCATCTTTGAATAAATGTATACTGTGTGAGATATTATCATCCAAATgaccagaaataattttctggttGTAAAATATTTAACTCAGTTCTGGCTTTCTGCAAAGAAGACATGCATAAAGGCTTATCTGCTTGCTATAGAACTTTCAATTTGTAGAATTACGCTTTCTGTTCTTTCACAGTCACACTTCAAGCATCTTAGCAATATTGGTTTCACtacctctatttaaaaaaaaaatatttactattatGAAACACCTGAATTCCATACTCTGGCTTTTtaagagaaggagaaatagaAAGAGTACCATGCTGCTCAACCCTTCAAACTGAGGGAGGAGACATCGTCTTTTAGTGACTACTTGTGATAACAAAATTTCAACTAAAACAGAATTAGTTGTGTTAACTGTTTCCATTACAGATTAAGTAGTTAATTAAGATTAATTCCTAGGTGATCAAATGCACAGCTAGTCAGAAAATACCAGCAAAACATTTTCCCACCAAAAGCATTGATTCATTGGAattaaatatttgagaaaaagagTATCTGTCCTGATGCAACCTGTCTGGTTTCCTGTCAATTTACCTAACACAATAAAGTGCTTCTAACTTCAGTTGTACAGAGCTCAGAAACAACTCAGGCATGTGAGAAAAACCTCAAAGTTCACGATCCCTAGGACCTTCAAGACTTCTCGGTTGAGGTCTGGGTGCAGCACAGGTTCAACTTCCAGCTAAATGCCTGTAAACCTGTAGAGGTGGCTTGTAGTGAGTCCTCATTAGTCTTCTGGAAAAGATTGCTAGGAGCTAAGAAACAGCAACTGAACTGGGAATCTCAGAACTAAGACACCcaaatttcaagttttctttcaagttttaattgcataatttgcttaatttttcttctacagaaaatgtaaattaatttcatatttttgatTGACAAGAAACTATTTTTGCAGACCAGACTACTCAAATATTTGAATTTCTGAGGAAAAGTAACTCATTTCACtaccaaattatttcttttccttgcttaaaAACCTCACGTATAACAACTTTTTGTTTCGCTAAAGTAAAACAATATTTCACATTCACATTCACCTCTGTGGACAAATGACTCCCAAAATGCTCCCTTATATGTACAAGTAATTCTCACACAGAGAaggaattgttaaaaaaaaaaaaaattaagtcacatCTCTAAATAAATGTAACAGGTACTATTAGGATGTTCTTCAGATGAAggagttaaaatgtttttctgttgaattttactgaaaatttgaaattttCCTCCTTAAACAATGTACACCATTACTTACTCTTTGGCACACCCTGAAAAAGCCAAGTCCAGGTATTTCTAGACGAGCCGTTGGGATTTGAGGCAGGGGCTGGCACAGTTTCTGTGCTAGAGGTCACCAATGGTTTTGGAGATTGAGACACATGGGCTGGTGAAGCATTACAATTATCACAGCTCACTACTGGCTGCTCATGAGCTTTTTGGGAAGGTGACTTGAGAAGTTcagtttgcattttcaaaatctGTCCGACAGGATCAAATTCTTTGGACAACTTTCTTACAGGCTTTCTGGAGGCATTTTTTCCCTGATCCATGATATCTGAGCAATCAGTCATGCTTGCTAATGGAATCTGGGTGGGGGAAGGTGATCTGGCAGTCTCTGCTGAGGTATGTGAAACAGTGTTTGATACAGTCCTTTTGCAACAATCAGTGTTTTTACATTCGGTATCAATTATCAAACGCTCTTCATCCGTGTCACTGCTGCATAAAGAAGTGTAAGTCTCATTTTTTTGTGCAGAATCAGACTCCTTCTTGTAACTAACAGCATTAGATAgagtatttaattttgtttcattgccTGACACTTCTTTGGTCATGACATGCTGTGCTTTGTTCAGTCCTATCTCCTCTGAATTAAAGCTCGTACAAGATGAATTTTCTTCAGGGCTGAAGTATAGAATGCCATCTAACGATGGAAGCTGCGTGCTGACACATGCTGAAACTCCTTGCTCAGAAATggtgtttttctcttcttcaccTCCACTGTTTATggtggatgtattttttttccccatttttaggCCATGTGATAAAACTTTAGCTGTGTTACTAACTGTAGGAAAAGTATTCTCCATTTTAGACGTTCTTGAGAGCTTGACGGTTGCTCCAAAAGTTTCCAGTTCTGTAACGTCATCATCGAAGTCCATCCCTGTGTCATCTGGAAGAGGAATCTTCCTGTACTGGTAGGTATCAGAAGACATCTtaacacagggaggaaaaaataataatattaaaaaaaaataaaaaccaaacaaaccaagaaataGAACGTGTTAATCACAAATGAGACACTGTCAaattgaaaacatgaaaaatgttctACTATCCATATTTTGACTGTTGGGAGAGAAGGacagtaattggaaaaaaaaaaaaagtttcctgtgTTTAACACTGAATATCTTAAGTCCGAGGAGTTGAAACGtctttcaaaagagaaataatGTTCGTAAAACTTTTCCCACTTAAATAAACtgatcaaaatacattttaatgaagtAAAGATTAAAGCCGAGATGCCGATGTAATAGAAGCATTTAAAGGAactaaacagacattttaaaacataggGTCCATAactcagcagcagaaaaactacCAACAGGAAACCTAAATTTTCCTTCATTATCACAGAACAAGTAACTTAGGAATTATAAcataggtttttggttttttgtttgtttttagtaaGAGGTGAAGCTACATACATCCCACTGAAACAGACTGTCCTCAGCTGGTTTGTCCATCAATACATCAGAAATTGAAACATAAGACGTTTTAGTTGCTAGGAAGTCCATTGGAATTTCATGGAAGATTTGGTTCTTCTCTCTTACTGTCATTTCCTTTCTCAGCAGGGGTGAATCAACATAAACCACTTTAGCTGGTTTGCTACCTTTTCAAGAACAGAAAGAGATTGAGTACatattaaatgaaaggaaaaaagactgttgtataacttaaaaaataaatttttcaactTCCAATTATGGTCGAATCCATTCCACATTCACACtagaagaaatgaaaaactaTCCTCTCATTCATTAACGACAGAAAACAAAAGTATGTCCAGATACACTGTGAATTATTAGGATCCTGCAGCAGCAATACATACCACATTAACAGTTGATCATAGTTTAAATGCAGTTCTAAATAGAGAATTGTAAAATAAGAATTTAGAATTCATCATTCCTTAAGCTGCATTATATCATCAAATGTATTGTTTTCcaaaaagatcttttttcttcctttgatgaactttttttttttttttttttttttttttttttttttttacaagtctCATTGCCCCAAAGTGATGGGAGCAGTTTATATTTCTTCTAATCAGTAACTATGTCCAGGCTCTGCTGTCCCACTCTTTTGTTTACACCTTAACACACTTACGCATGAAACATTCATAGATTCATCCAGAAGTAACAGCAATACCCTGCCCAGTATcatacagaaagcaaaggca encodes the following:
- the ICE2 gene encoding little elongation complex subunit 2 isoform X2, with the translated sequence MQAADPVEVEAKSTTDDHPFPEPRLPYPFTSCLTEKEQKTYLYLMTKYSKKINHFQVNAASQRELFTYLQMKEVVNNEIAEFMKFAQNAAKSCAQDYDAISEDALCYTEELFRACIGHVQKYPEFYVLQEIMSIMGGKFHTQLTFRLEKNLLVMGTARRGKTDFPTMPVQLPTDYKTVTSIITPEKKASIMHNDISSDSNAEKLALKYCPQVVLSNQSLFTLLNNHGLNYKEQWEIPVCIKMIPVAGSKPAKVVYVDSPLLRKEMTVREKNQIFHEIPMDFLATKTSYVSISDVLMDKPAEDSLFQWDMSSDTYQYRKIPLPDDTGMDFDDDVTELETFGATVKLSRTSKMENTFPTVSNTAKVLSHGLKMGKKNTSTINSGGEEEKNTISEQGVSACVSTQLPSLDGILYFSPEENSSCTSFNSEEIGLNKAQHVMTKEVSGNETKLNTLSNAVSYKKESDSAQKNETYTSLCSSDTDEERLIIDTECKNTDCCKRTVSNTVSHTSAETARSPSPTQIPLASMTDCSDIMDQGKNASRKPVRKLSKEFDPVGQILKMQTELLKSPSQKAHEQPVVSCDNCNASPAHVSQSPKPLVTSSTETVPAPASNPNGSSRNTWTWLFQGVPKRKLPNELQMLEEDPSEYKAPQDGNLVYKLFSLNDLLLLVRCSVQKVKSVPRYHKKKKAQKLTPIFLLPKLEYQAYYGVEALTESEVCQLWTESMLHSECLFYIGRIDAFTSKLIMLEKISPEILREKLGLIKPANSLNILHHILKKVSDLQEGSYLLTHAAGDSSVGIYKSSLDKTTRASYNLHKAHCDLPTVPATLSVPWVPLDPSLPLPYHMNHGRVPCTFPPAPQEATWKQKMTGAKGQSDTPYEGKPVAMETKGNPAKPVRNEGVATKKLRKNYCKQRMMKKKWKMKYNKMQLK